Proteins from a genomic interval of Xiphophorus maculatus strain JP 163 A chromosome 7, X_maculatus-5.0-male, whole genome shotgun sequence:
- the col8a1 gene encoding collagen alpha-1(VIII) chain, whose protein sequence is MPSLIGPLATVLLQLVVFISVTGGAYYGHMQHPQPYQPMHHLQHINMGKGGFPQQQYLGKEVPYMQFPHYRKELPQMPLLKGKENPRKGGNYNAGKDKGLTIPSAVEGAALGEQGPAGPPGPEGPPGPPGPPGDGLPGPEGQLGPPGPPGLPGIGKLGLPGVPGKPGVIGEPGPQGKMGPRGEEGPTGQPGPQGPLGPPGLPGIGKPGMQGLPGQPGGKGEPGHKGLPGLPGLPGPKGDKGLGLPGQPGHKGLPGPPGPTGPRGLPGFGKPGLNGLPGPQGPPGHKGHPGDSGIPGPAGKGGPPGPPGLPGQGKPGQNGLPGEPGKTGENGPPGPPGLPGKPGLPGFGKQGLSGPKGDKGMNGPPGPPGLKGDKGHDGLPGMLGPPGPSGPPGPPGPIGRPGSGGAPGAKGDCGDGGPKGLDGAKGDLGPPGLPGKTGLTGEIGEPGPRGQPGPSGPKGADGYKGLPGIAGPPGTPGLRGVAGLPGEKGIQGPQGIPGIDGTAGPMGSPGPTGPKGENGLPGPPGTAVISSPGLPGPAGPQGREGPSGLPGQPGQPGPPGPPGPPGEPVFSPEMAGVLSEMGPGLDGVKAGSYGKKSKYGGYGAEVMGSSGLEMPAFTAVASTPFPPVGSPVVFDKLLYNGRQNYNPQTGIFTCDIPGIYYFVYHIHCKGENVWVALMRNNEPVMYTYDEYKKGTLDQASGSAVLPLQPGDTVYIQMPSDQASGLYAGQYVQSSFTGYLLYPM, encoded by the exons ATGCCTTCCCTTATAGGGCCCCTCGCCACTGTTTTGCTCCAGCTTGTTGTCTTCATATCTGTGACTGGTGGTGCGTACTACGGACACATGCAACACCCTCAGCCATACCAGCCAATGCACCACCTTCAGCACATTAACATGGGCAAGGGAGGTTTTCCTCAGCAACAGTACCTTGGCAAAGAAGTGCCCTACATGCAGTTTCCACACTACAGGAAGGAGCTGCCCCAGATGCCCCTACTCAAAGGCAAAGAAAATCCTCGGAAAGGGGGAAACTACAATGCTGGCAAAGACAAAG GTCTAACAATTCCTAGTGCAGTAGAAGGAGCTGCCCTGGGAGAACAAGGCCCAGCTGGACCACCTGGACCAGAGGGACCTCCAGGACCTCCTGGGCCTCCAGGAGATGGTCTGCCTGGTCCTGAAGGCCAACTGGGACCTCCAGGTCCACCAGGATTGCCTGGAATAGGGAAACTAGGCTTGCCTGGAGTGCCAGGAAAACCAGGTGTAATTGGTGAGCCTGGGCCTCAGGGAAAAATGGGACCAAGAGGTGAAGAAGGCCCCACTGGTCAACCAGGTCCTCAGGGACCCTTGGGCCCACCTGGGCTTCCTGGAATAGGTAAACCAGGGATGCAGGGATTACCAGGACAACCAGGTGGCAAAGGAGAACCAGGTCACAAGGGCCTGCCAGGACTGCCGGGATTACCGGGACCAAAAGGAGACAAAGGACTGGGCCTGCCAGGACAGCCTGGTCACAAAGGACTTCCTGGGCCTCCTGGACCGACTGGCCCAAGAGGGCTGCCAGGTTTTGGAAAACCAGGGTTGAATGGCTTGCCAGGTCCACAAGGGCCACCAGGACATAAAGGACATCCTGGAGACTCTGGGATTCCTGGGCCAGCTGGGAAAGGAGGACCACCTGGCCCACCAGGTCTACCTGGTCAAGGAAAGCCAGGTCAAAATGGTCTGCCTGGAGAACCAGGAAAGACAGGTGAAAATGGCCCTCCAGGGCCACCAGGATTGCCAGGAAAACCAGGACTTCCAGGATTTGGTAAACAAGGACTTTCAGGACCAAAAGGTGATAAAGGAATGAATGGACCACCTGGACCTCCAGGACTTAAAGGAGATAAGGGCCATGATGGATTACCTGGAATGCTTGGACCTCCTGGACCAAGTGGTCCACCAGGTCCTCCAGGACCGATCGGACGACCTGGAAGCGGAGGTGCACCTGGTGCTAAAGGAGATTGTGGAGACGGAGGACCTAAAGGGCTGGATGGGGCCAAAGGTGACCTTGGTCCTCCAGGGCTACCTGGTAAGACTGGTCTAACTGGGGAAATTGGGGAACCAGGTCCTAGAGGTCAACCTGGACCAAGTGGTCCTAAAGGTGCTGATGGGTATAAAGGTCTACCTGGTATTGCTGGTCCCCCCGGAACTCCTGGTTTAAGAGGAGTGGCTGGATTACCTGGGGAAAAGGGTATTCAAGGACCTCAAGGAATCCCTGGAATAGATGGTACAGCTGGACCAATGGGATCTCCAGGTCCCACGGGACCTAAAGGAGAAAATGGACTACCTGGTCCACCAGGCACTGCAGTCATTTCGAGTCCAGGCCTGCCTGGTCCTGCAGGACCCCAAGGAAGAGAGGGACCATCTGGACTCCCAGGACAGCCAGGTCAACCTGGTCCACCTGGACCACCAGGACCACCTGGTGAACCTGTTTTTTCTCCGGAAATGGCTGGGGTTCTTTCTGAGATGGGACCAGGACTAGATGGTGTTAAAGCTGGAAGTTATggcaaaaagagcaaatacGGTGGTTATGGGGCTGAAGTAATGGGTTCCAGTGGGCTTGAAATGCCAGCATTTACGGCTGTAGCATCCACTCCCTTCCCACCTGTGGGGAGTCCGGTTGTTTTTGATAAGCTGTTGTACAATGGCCGCCAAAACTACAATCCTCAGACAGGAATCTTCACCTGTGACATCCCCGGCATTTACTACTTTGTCTACCACATTCATTGCAAGGGAGAGAACGTGTGGGTGGCTTTGATGAGAAACAATGAGCCTGTGATGTATACATACGATGAATACAAAAAAGGTACCTTAGACCAAGCCTCTGGAAGTGCAGTCCTGCCTCTCCAACCTGGGGACACTGTGTATATTCAAATGCCATCAGATCAAGCCTCAGGACTTTATGCTGGACAGTATGTGCAATCCTCCTTTACTGGGTATTTGCTCTATCCAATGTAA